The Granulicella sibirica genome has a segment encoding these proteins:
- a CDS encoding TetR/AcrR family transcriptional regulator, which yields MNRESPQILGKTARAAGAKGATRAYHHGDLRASLIAAAREALETTAHEDISLKGLASHLGVSQPAPYRHFADREDLLRAVATQGFQEFCAELAPASGISARRDFTKACDEYLSFAQRNRGLYRLMFASRLSRDSAGTELSKVGNDAFSLLLHRVRRCIGAEGAQVNAVWIWSTLHGLAMLDAEQITSGPLAGHLTSGQVIRHMLKSMMRK from the coding sequence ATGAACCGCGAGTCACCGCAAATACTGGGCAAAACTGCTCGCGCTGCAGGAGCGAAGGGCGCCACGAGGGCCTATCACCATGGTGACCTACGTGCTTCCCTCATCGCTGCCGCCCGTGAAGCGCTAGAAACGACTGCGCATGAAGACATATCCCTGAAGGGGTTAGCGTCTCACCTGGGTGTGTCTCAGCCTGCACCTTATCGGCACTTTGCCGATCGAGAAGATCTGCTGAGGGCTGTGGCGACGCAGGGATTTCAGGAGTTTTGCGCCGAACTTGCACCTGCCTCGGGGATAAGCGCACGCCGGGACTTTACGAAGGCCTGTGACGAATACTTAAGCTTCGCTCAAAGAAATCGCGGTCTATACCGCCTGATGTTCGCATCGCGCCTTTCGAGGGATTCGGCGGGAACTGAACTTAGCAAGGTGGGGAACGACGCATTCAGCTTATTGCTTCATCGAGTTCGTCGTTGCATAGGAGCGGAGGGTGCACAAGTCAACGCCGTCTGGATATGGTCTACGCTGCATGGGTTGGCGATGCTTGATGCCGAACAGATCACGTCTGGTCCGCTCGCCGGCCATCTCACGTCAGGACAGGTCATTCGTCATATGTTGAAATCAATGATGCGGAAGTGA
- a CDS encoding response regulator produces the protein MNVRAQREVQVAIVDDDSRIRESLSNLVEAAGYICAVFQSAEAFLLSPALVRARCLITDVRMPNMDGIELQRRLKKQRLDLPVIFITAHEDDIAEKRALAEGAVCFLHKPFSSSELLKCIGRVLVN, from the coding sequence ATGAACGTGAGAGCGCAGCGAGAGGTACAGGTCGCAATCGTCGATGATGATTCTCGCATTAGGGAGTCCCTTAGTAATCTTGTGGAAGCTGCTGGATATATTTGCGCCGTGTTTCAGTCCGCTGAGGCTTTCTTACTATCGCCGGCTTTGGTCAGAGCCAGATGTTTAATTACCGATGTTCGTATGCCGAATATGGATGGCATCGAGTTGCAACGCCGGCTCAAAAAGCAACGACTTGATCTCCCTGTCATTTTCATAACTGCGCACGAGGATGACATCGCAGAGAAGCGGGCTCTGGCCGAAGGCGCGGTATGCTTTTTGCACAAGCCCTTTAGTTCTTCAGAACTGCTGAAATGCATCGGACGTGTCTTAGTGAACTAG